The proteins below are encoded in one region of Phaseolus vulgaris cultivar G19833 chromosome 1, P. vulgaris v2.0, whole genome shotgun sequence:
- the LOC137815317 gene encoding acetylserotonin O-methyltransferase-like isoform X1 produces the protein MEKIEREGVSVEEEEEEEAEASVEIWKYIFGFVEMAVVKCAIELGIAEAIEKHGRPMTLSEISSAIGCDPSLLKRIMRFLVRRKIFKPVTNGYSQTPLSRRFIREGKQSMAALLLLESSPVMLAPWHSLSARVMANGRPSFQNTHGEDVWRFAAANLDHSNLINEGMACDTKLVIPVIIRSCSEAFDGVESVVDVGGGNGSAMRILLEALPSIRAMNFDLPHVIAQAPPCDGLQHVAGNMFESVPEADAVFLKKEMQWVLHDWSDEECIEILKKCREGVSKEKGRVVIVEAVIEEEEEGSKLADVGVVLDMVMMAHTNFGKERTLKEWEYVIKTAGFSSFTVKPIHAVQSVILTFY, from the exons ATGGAAAAGATAGAGAGAGAGGGAGTGTcggtggaagaggaagaggaagaagaagcggaAGCCTCAGTGGAGATATGGAAGTACATATTTGGATTTGTGGAAATGGCAGTGGTGAAATGTGCGATAGAGCTTGGGATAGCTGAAGCCATAGAAAAGCATGGAAGGCCGATGACACTGTCGGAGATATCATCAGCTATAGGCTGTGATCCTTCTCTTCTCAAGCGCATAATGAGGTTCCTCGTGCGCAGAAAGATATTCAAACCCGTCACCAATGGCTATTCACAGACACCTCTCTCTCGCCGTTTCATCAGAGAAGGAAAACAGAGCATGGCCGCTTTACTTCTGCTCGAGAGCAGTCCTGTGATGCTCGCGCCATGGCACAGTCTAAGCGCTCGCGTCATGGCCAACGGCCGTCCATCATTTCAGAACACTCACGGCGAAGACGTGTGGCGCTTTGCCGCCGCAAATCTTGACCACAGCAACCTCATCAACGAAGGGATGGCATGCGATACTAAGCTTGTTATTCCTGTGATCATCCGAAGCTGTAGCGAGGCGTTTGATGGCGTGGAGTCCGTGGTGGACGTGGGTGGGGGCAACGGCAGCGCCATGCGCATCCTCCTTGAGGCTCTCCCTTCCATTCGAGCCATGAATTTCGATCTTCCCCATGTGATTGCCCAGGCCCCTCCCTGCGATGGCCTCCAACACGTGGCAGGCAACATGTTCGAGAGTGTTCCTGAAGCCGACGCTGTTTTTCTCAAG aaaGAAATGCAGTGGGTTTTGCACGACTGGTCGGACGAAGAGTGCATCGAAATCTTGAAGAAGTGCAGGGAAGGAGTGTCGAAGGAGAAGGGGAGGGTGGTGATCGTGGAGGCGGtgattgaagaagaagaagaaggtagCAAGCTGGCTGACGTAGGAGTTGTTCTTGACATGGTTATGATGGCTCACACTAACTTTGGGAAAGAGCGGACTCTGAAAGAGTGGGAATATGTTATCAAAACGGCAGGGTTTAGCTCATTCACCGTCAAACCAATTCACGCTGTGCAGTCTGTTATTTTGACTTTCTACTGA
- the LOC137815317 gene encoding acetylserotonin O-methyltransferase-like isoform X2 produces MEKIEREGVSVEEEEEEEAEASVEIWKYIFGFVEMAVVKCAIELGIAEAIEKHGRPMTLSEISSAIGCDPSLLKRIMRFLVRRKIFKPVTNGYSQTPLSRRFIREGKQSMAALLLLESSPVMLAPWHSLSARVMANGRPSFQNTHGEDVWRFAAANLDHSNLINEGMACDTKLVIPVIIRSCSEAFDGVESVVDVGGGNGSAMRILLEALPSIRAMNFDLPHVIAQAPPCDGLQHVAGNMFESVPEADAVFLKWVLHDWSDEECIEILKKCREGVSKEKGRVVIVEAVIEEEEEGSKLADVGVVLDMVMMAHTNFGKERTLKEWEYVIKTAGFSSFTVKPIHAVQSVILTFY; encoded by the exons ATGGAAAAGATAGAGAGAGAGGGAGTGTcggtggaagaggaagaggaagaagaagcggaAGCCTCAGTGGAGATATGGAAGTACATATTTGGATTTGTGGAAATGGCAGTGGTGAAATGTGCGATAGAGCTTGGGATAGCTGAAGCCATAGAAAAGCATGGAAGGCCGATGACACTGTCGGAGATATCATCAGCTATAGGCTGTGATCCTTCTCTTCTCAAGCGCATAATGAGGTTCCTCGTGCGCAGAAAGATATTCAAACCCGTCACCAATGGCTATTCACAGACACCTCTCTCTCGCCGTTTCATCAGAGAAGGAAAACAGAGCATGGCCGCTTTACTTCTGCTCGAGAGCAGTCCTGTGATGCTCGCGCCATGGCACAGTCTAAGCGCTCGCGTCATGGCCAACGGCCGTCCATCATTTCAGAACACTCACGGCGAAGACGTGTGGCGCTTTGCCGCCGCAAATCTTGACCACAGCAACCTCATCAACGAAGGGATGGCATGCGATACTAAGCTTGTTATTCCTGTGATCATCCGAAGCTGTAGCGAGGCGTTTGATGGCGTGGAGTCCGTGGTGGACGTGGGTGGGGGCAACGGCAGCGCCATGCGCATCCTCCTTGAGGCTCTCCCTTCCATTCGAGCCATGAATTTCGATCTTCCCCATGTGATTGCCCAGGCCCCTCCCTGCGATGGCCTCCAACACGTGGCAGGCAACATGTTCGAGAGTGTTCCTGAAGCCGACGCTGTTTTTCTCAAG TGGGTTTTGCACGACTGGTCGGACGAAGAGTGCATCGAAATCTTGAAGAAGTGCAGGGAAGGAGTGTCGAAGGAGAAGGGGAGGGTGGTGATCGTGGAGGCGGtgattgaagaagaagaagaaggtagCAAGCTGGCTGACGTAGGAGTTGTTCTTGACATGGTTATGATGGCTCACACTAACTTTGGGAAAGAGCGGACTCTGAAAGAGTGGGAATATGTTATCAAAACGGCAGGGTTTAGCTCATTCACCGTCAAACCAATTCACGCTGTGCAGTCTGTTATTTTGACTTTCTACTGA
- the LOC137815319 gene encoding ubiquitin carboxyl-terminal hydrolase 2 isoform X1: protein MGKKVRKKSRGSAKEKVVATHLPKKVIESTNPTVESVDEGVLIPKETKLCPHLVKGVNLSRLSTKVESCGSVRCEDCIEGATDRRSGKGKGKHGKKKGGASLDSKSETKSIWVCLECGQYTCGGVGLPITPHCHVVGHARKNRHHLVVHFDKPQLCWCFPCSMLIQVDNIEKTDESSHLLSDVVKLLKGRSQEKSSVDIEDVSAGDGSITSDIKSRALFTNDSTVQGGYVVRGMLNLGNTCFFNSVMQNLLAMNRLRDDFLKLDAPVGPLISSLKKLFTETNPVSGLKNVINPRSFFGCVCSKSPQFRGYQQHDSHELLRCLLDGLSTEELAGRKQNGFPKRDGTSSNTLVDALFGGQISSTVCCIECGHFSTVYEPFLDLSLSVPTKKPPLRKAQQVPRTKKGKLPAKKGGKTRVKVNRDTDPSPVQTLSSQLTSHQSYCPDQSAAGEMGTSSGYSTLLGSEQINSVANKEELSSSNLVIAGEPQRKQVLENGAMKTSEDFSWLDYVEAGTMIHECDFISQKEDAPVVQDTESKDECSNEFRGQPSSESNGPVCFPKDDQNLRPEFSSANGWEDEVPLQVQDSEVLLLPYKEESSSAAELIGGDGEASSSVLGGRPEELEFDGFGDLFNEPEVVAGPAPRPSSCSEGMEASFIIGSNSESDPDEVDDTDSPVSVESCLAHFIKPELLSDENAWHCENCSKVLRQKMEKEKQARAVSDGNESGIHDEPRHAVNSCSVNVRTNGNGSIKNHQNIESLVSRDKHDTKLENGQRDELSLVLNERDSGAFEMEGTHNDELQSSRFHNVCDEESCSNLDADSCTAENVQRNSPMIDNDNNESEDADSNSVKVKRDATKRVLIYKAPPVLTIHLKRFSQDARGRLSKLNGHVNFREKMDIRPYIDPSRCIIEEKYEYQLVGLVEHSGTMRGGHYVAYVRGGHRNSGKENEGSTSTWYQASDAYVREVSLDEVLRCEAYILFYEKA, encoded by the exons ATGGGCAAGAAAGTCAGAAAGAAGAGTCGTGGTTCTGCCAAGGAGAAGGTGGTTGCTACCCATTTGCCAAAAAAGGTTATTGAATCAACCAACCCGACCGTCGAGTCTGTTGACGAGGGCGTGTTGATTCCAAAAGAGACAAAACTTTGCCCTCATCTCGTTAAAGGTGTTAATTTAAGCAGATTGTCCACCAAGGTTGAGTCTTGTGGATCCGTAAGGTGTGAAGATTGTATAGAAGGTGCCACTGATAGAAGGAGTGGTAAAGGAAAAGGTAAACATGGGAAGAAGAAAGGTGGTGCATCACTAGATTCAAAATCTGAGACAAAGTCTATATGGGTTTGTTTGGAGTGTGGTCAGTATACCTGTGGAGGCGTGGGGCTACCAATAACCCCTCACTGCCATGTCGTAGGGCATGCGAGGAAAAACCGTCACCACTTGGTGGTTCATTTTGATAAGCCTCAACTGTGTTGGTGTTTTCCTTGCAGCATGCTTATTCAAGTTGATAATATTGAAAAAACTGATGAATCGAGTCATCTTCTTTCTGATGTTGTGAAATTGTTGAAAGGACGATCACAAGAAAAATCTTCAGTGGATATTGAAGACGTTTCCGCTGGGGATGGCAGTATTACTTCGGATATTAAGTCAAGAGCTCTGTTCACAAATGATTCGACTGTACAAGGTGGTTATGTAGTTAGAGGTATGCTTAATCTGGGGAATACTTGCTTCTTCAATTCAGTCATGCAAAATCTGCTGGCCATGAATAGATTGCGGGACGACTTTCTAAAGTTAGATGCTCCAGTCGGGCCACTTATTAGTTCCTTGAAGAAGCTTTTCACTGAAACAAACCCTGTATCAGGATTGAAAAATGTTATAAATCCTAGATCCTTTTTTGGCTGTGTCTGTTCTAAGTCTCCCCAATTTCGAGGATATCAGCAGCATGACAGTCATGAATTGCTCCGTTGTTTACTCGATGGTTTAAGTACTGAAGAACTGGCTGGAAGAAAGCAGaatggttttccaaagagaGATGGGACCTCTTCCAATACGTTAGTTGATGCTTTATTTGGGGGTCAGATATCAAGTACTGTATGCTGCATAGAATGTGGGCATTTCTCAACAGTGTATGAACCTTTTTTAGATCTTTCACTTTCTGTTCCAACTAAGAAACCTCCTCTTCGGAAGGCCCAACAAGTACCTCGAACCAAGAAAGGTAAACTTCCAGCAAAAAAAGGAGGAAAAACTCGAGTAAAAGTTAACAGGGATACTGATCCCTCACCTGTTCAAACTCTATCAAGCCAATTAACCAGCCACCAATCATATTGCCCTGATCAGTCAGCTGCCGGAGAGATGGGAACTTCTTCTGGTTATTCGACATTGTTAGGTTCTGAACAAATAAACAGCGTGGCTAATAAAGAGGAGTTGTCTTCATCTAATTTGGTTATTGCTGGAGAGCCTCAACGTAAGCAAGTTCTTGAAAATGGTGCAATGAAAACATCAGAAGATTTTTCATGGTTGGATTATGTGGAAGCTGGAACAATGATACATGAGTGTGATTTTATTTCCCAAAAGGAGGATGCTCCAGTGGTACAGGATACTGAGAGCAAAGATGAATGTTCAAACGAATTCCGTGGACAGCCCAGCAGTGAGTCCAATGGTCCTGTTTGTTTCCCTAAGGATGATCAGAACCTAAGACCCGAATTTTCTTCAGCAAATGGATGGGAAGATGAGGTTCCATTACAAGTTCAAGATTCAGAAGTGCTGTTACTTCCATACAAAGAAGAAAGTTCCTCGGCTGCTGAGCTCATAGGAGGAGATGGCGAGGCCTCCTCGTCAGTTTTGGGTGGTCGTCCAGAAGAATTGGAGTTTGATGGCTTTGGTGACTTATTCAACGAGCCTGAAGTTGTTGCTGGGCCTGCTCCTAGACCATCTTCATGTAGTGAGGGCATGGAAGCTAGTTTTATCATTGGAAGTAATAGTGAGTCCGATCCAGATGAAGTAGATGACACAGATTCTCCTGTCTCTGTAGAGAGTTGCTTGGCACATTTTATAAAACCTGAGCTTCTCTCGGATGAAAATGCTTGGCATTGTGAGAATTGTTCAAAAGTTCTCCGTCAAAAGATGGAAAAAGAAAAGCAGGCAAGAGCTGTATCTGATGGAAACGAGTCTGGTATTCATGATGAACCACGGCATGCAGTTAATTCTTGTTCTGTTAATGTCAGAACCAATGGAAATGGTAGCATAAAAAATCACCAAAACATAGAAAGTTTAGTCTCACGGGATAAACATGACACAAAGCTTGAAAATGGTCAAAGGGATGAGCTTAGTTTAGTCCTTAATGAAAGGGACAGTGGGGCATTCGAAATGGAAGGTACTCATAATGATGAGTTACAGTCGTCAAGGTTTCATAATGTTTGCGATGAAGAAAGCTGCAGTAATTTAGATGCTGATTCGTGTACTGCAGAAAATGTCCAAAGAAATTCTCCGATGATAGATAATGATAACAATGAGTCGGAGGATGCGGACTCCAACAGTGTGAAAGTGAAGAGGGATGCAACCAAGAGGGTCCTCATATATAAAGCTCCGCCTGTCTTGACGATTCATTTGAAGAGATTCAGCCAAGATGCTCGTGGTCGCTTAAGTAAATTAAATGGCCATGTCAATTTCAGAGAAAAAATGGATATTAGACCATATATTGATCCCAG CAGGTGCATAATTGAAGAGAAGTATGAATACCAATTGGTTGGTTTAGTGGAGCATTCGGGAACAATGAGAGGAGGTCACTATGTTGCCTATGTGAGAGGGGGGCACAGGAACAGTGGGAAAGAGAATGAGGGTTCCACTTCCACATGGTATCAGGCAAGTGATGCATATGTGCGTGAAGTTTCCCTTGATGAAGTTCTTCGCTGTGAGGCATACATTTTATTCTACGAAAAAGCTTGA
- the LOC137815319 gene encoding ubiquitin carboxyl-terminal hydrolase 2 isoform X2, translated as MGKKVRKKSRGSAKEKVVATHLPKKVIESTNPTVESVDEGVLIPKETKLCPHLVKGVNLSRLSTKVESCGSVRCEDCIEGATDRRSGKGKGKHGKKKGGASLDSKSETKSIWVCLECGQYTCGGVGLPITPHCHVVGHARKNRHHLVVHFDKPQLCWCFPCSMLIQVDNIEKTDESSHLLSDVVKLLKGRSQEKSSVDIEDVSAGDGSITSDIKSRALFTNDSTVQGGYVVRGMLNLGNTCFFNSVMQNLLAMNRLRDDFLKLDAPVGPLISSLKKLFTETNPVSGLKNVINPRSFFGCVCSKSPQFRGYQQHDSHELLRCLLDGLSTEELAGRKQNGFPKRDGTSSNTLVDALFGGQISSTVCCIECGHFSTVYEPFLDLSLSVPTKKPPLRKAQQVPRTKKGKLPAKKGGKTRVKVNRDTDPSPVQTLSSQLTSHQSYCPDQSAAGEMGTSSGYSTLLGSEQINSVANKEELSSSNLVIAGEPQRKQVLENGAMKTSEDFSWLDYVEAGTMIHECDFISQKEDAPVVQDTESKDECSNEFRGQPSSESNGPVCFPKDDQNLRPEFSSANGWEDEVPLQVQDSEVLLLPYKEESSSAAELIGGDGEASSSVLGGRPEELEFDGFGDLFNEPEVVAGPAPRPSSCSEGMEASFIIGSNSESDPDEVDDTDSPVSVESCLAHFIKPELLSDENAWHCENCSKVLRQKMEKEKQARAVSDGNESGIHDEPRHAVNSCSVNVRTNGNGSIKNHQNIESLVSRDKHDTKLENGQRDELSLVLNERDSGAFEMEGTHNDELQSSRFHNVCDEESCSNLDADSCTAENVQRNSPMIDNDNNESEDADSNSVKVKRDATKRVLIYKAPPVLTIHLKRFSQDARGRLSKLNGHVNFREKMDIRPYIDPRCIIEEKYEYQLVGLVEHSGTMRGGHYVAYVRGGHRNSGKENEGSTSTWYQASDAYVREVSLDEVLRCEAYILFYEKA; from the exons ATGGGCAAGAAAGTCAGAAAGAAGAGTCGTGGTTCTGCCAAGGAGAAGGTGGTTGCTACCCATTTGCCAAAAAAGGTTATTGAATCAACCAACCCGACCGTCGAGTCTGTTGACGAGGGCGTGTTGATTCCAAAAGAGACAAAACTTTGCCCTCATCTCGTTAAAGGTGTTAATTTAAGCAGATTGTCCACCAAGGTTGAGTCTTGTGGATCCGTAAGGTGTGAAGATTGTATAGAAGGTGCCACTGATAGAAGGAGTGGTAAAGGAAAAGGTAAACATGGGAAGAAGAAAGGTGGTGCATCACTAGATTCAAAATCTGAGACAAAGTCTATATGGGTTTGTTTGGAGTGTGGTCAGTATACCTGTGGAGGCGTGGGGCTACCAATAACCCCTCACTGCCATGTCGTAGGGCATGCGAGGAAAAACCGTCACCACTTGGTGGTTCATTTTGATAAGCCTCAACTGTGTTGGTGTTTTCCTTGCAGCATGCTTATTCAAGTTGATAATATTGAAAAAACTGATGAATCGAGTCATCTTCTTTCTGATGTTGTGAAATTGTTGAAAGGACGATCACAAGAAAAATCTTCAGTGGATATTGAAGACGTTTCCGCTGGGGATGGCAGTATTACTTCGGATATTAAGTCAAGAGCTCTGTTCACAAATGATTCGACTGTACAAGGTGGTTATGTAGTTAGAGGTATGCTTAATCTGGGGAATACTTGCTTCTTCAATTCAGTCATGCAAAATCTGCTGGCCATGAATAGATTGCGGGACGACTTTCTAAAGTTAGATGCTCCAGTCGGGCCACTTATTAGTTCCTTGAAGAAGCTTTTCACTGAAACAAACCCTGTATCAGGATTGAAAAATGTTATAAATCCTAGATCCTTTTTTGGCTGTGTCTGTTCTAAGTCTCCCCAATTTCGAGGATATCAGCAGCATGACAGTCATGAATTGCTCCGTTGTTTACTCGATGGTTTAAGTACTGAAGAACTGGCTGGAAGAAAGCAGaatggttttccaaagagaGATGGGACCTCTTCCAATACGTTAGTTGATGCTTTATTTGGGGGTCAGATATCAAGTACTGTATGCTGCATAGAATGTGGGCATTTCTCAACAGTGTATGAACCTTTTTTAGATCTTTCACTTTCTGTTCCAACTAAGAAACCTCCTCTTCGGAAGGCCCAACAAGTACCTCGAACCAAGAAAGGTAAACTTCCAGCAAAAAAAGGAGGAAAAACTCGAGTAAAAGTTAACAGGGATACTGATCCCTCACCTGTTCAAACTCTATCAAGCCAATTAACCAGCCACCAATCATATTGCCCTGATCAGTCAGCTGCCGGAGAGATGGGAACTTCTTCTGGTTATTCGACATTGTTAGGTTCTGAACAAATAAACAGCGTGGCTAATAAAGAGGAGTTGTCTTCATCTAATTTGGTTATTGCTGGAGAGCCTCAACGTAAGCAAGTTCTTGAAAATGGTGCAATGAAAACATCAGAAGATTTTTCATGGTTGGATTATGTGGAAGCTGGAACAATGATACATGAGTGTGATTTTATTTCCCAAAAGGAGGATGCTCCAGTGGTACAGGATACTGAGAGCAAAGATGAATGTTCAAACGAATTCCGTGGACAGCCCAGCAGTGAGTCCAATGGTCCTGTTTGTTTCCCTAAGGATGATCAGAACCTAAGACCCGAATTTTCTTCAGCAAATGGATGGGAAGATGAGGTTCCATTACAAGTTCAAGATTCAGAAGTGCTGTTACTTCCATACAAAGAAGAAAGTTCCTCGGCTGCTGAGCTCATAGGAGGAGATGGCGAGGCCTCCTCGTCAGTTTTGGGTGGTCGTCCAGAAGAATTGGAGTTTGATGGCTTTGGTGACTTATTCAACGAGCCTGAAGTTGTTGCTGGGCCTGCTCCTAGACCATCTTCATGTAGTGAGGGCATGGAAGCTAGTTTTATCATTGGAAGTAATAGTGAGTCCGATCCAGATGAAGTAGATGACACAGATTCTCCTGTCTCTGTAGAGAGTTGCTTGGCACATTTTATAAAACCTGAGCTTCTCTCGGATGAAAATGCTTGGCATTGTGAGAATTGTTCAAAAGTTCTCCGTCAAAAGATGGAAAAAGAAAAGCAGGCAAGAGCTGTATCTGATGGAAACGAGTCTGGTATTCATGATGAACCACGGCATGCAGTTAATTCTTGTTCTGTTAATGTCAGAACCAATGGAAATGGTAGCATAAAAAATCACCAAAACATAGAAAGTTTAGTCTCACGGGATAAACATGACACAAAGCTTGAAAATGGTCAAAGGGATGAGCTTAGTTTAGTCCTTAATGAAAGGGACAGTGGGGCATTCGAAATGGAAGGTACTCATAATGATGAGTTACAGTCGTCAAGGTTTCATAATGTTTGCGATGAAGAAAGCTGCAGTAATTTAGATGCTGATTCGTGTACTGCAGAAAATGTCCAAAGAAATTCTCCGATGATAGATAATGATAACAATGAGTCGGAGGATGCGGACTCCAACAGTGTGAAAGTGAAGAGGGATGCAACCAAGAGGGTCCTCATATATAAAGCTCCGCCTGTCTTGACGATTCATTTGAAGAGATTCAGCCAAGATGCTCGTGGTCGCTTAAGTAAATTAAATGGCCATGTCAATTTCAGAGAAAAAATGGATATTAGACCATATATTGATCCCAG GTGCATAATTGAAGAGAAGTATGAATACCAATTGGTTGGTTTAGTGGAGCATTCGGGAACAATGAGAGGAGGTCACTATGTTGCCTATGTGAGAGGGGGGCACAGGAACAGTGGGAAAGAGAATGAGGGTTCCACTTCCACATGGTATCAGGCAAGTGATGCATATGTGCGTGAAGTTTCCCTTGATGAAGTTCTTCGCTGTGAGGCATACATTTTATTCTACGAAAAAGCTTGA